The proteins below are encoded in one region of uncultured Eubacteriales bacterium:
- a CDS encoding conserved hypothetical protein (Evidence 4 : Homologs of previously reported genes of unknown function), protein MKLRTEKGEIRISSDVFSNITGGAATNCYGVKGMAVRSATDGLVHLLRRESMAKGVKVAYHEDNSVSIELHIIVDNGVNLTAISRAIMERVKYDVSRTTGVEVRSVDVFIDSMVVG, encoded by the coding sequence ATGAAGCTGCGAACCGAAAAGGGCGAGATCCGCATCAGCAGTGATGTATTCTCCAACATTACCGGCGGTGCCGCCACCAACTGCTACGGCGTAAAGGGCATGGCCGTCCGCTCCGCTACCGACGGACTGGTGCATCTGCTGCGCCGGGAGTCTATGGCTAAAGGCGTCAAGGTCGCCTATCACGAGGATAACTCCGTCTCCATCGAGCTCCACATTATCGTGGATAATGGCGTGAACCTGACCGCCATTTCCCGTGCGATCATGGAAAGAGTCAAGTACGACGTCAGCCGCACCACCGGCGTAGAAGTCCGGAGCGTAGACGTCTTTATCGACTCTATGGTCGTAGGCTGA
- a CDS encoding conserved hypothetical protein (Evidence 4 : Homologs of previously reported genes of unknown function) translates to MRETIDGVSFQRMVIHAAAAINIQKQHINELNVFPVPDGDTGTNMSLTIGTAATEMHKKKADTLGEAASMTASALLRGARGNSGVILSLLFRGFAKAVKDKETIDGRDFAVALDYGVAAAYKAVMKPAEGTILTVSRLAAAQAAATARENNSAEAVLEAAIQAGHVALEDTINQNPVLKKAGVVDAGGKGFLVILQGMLDELRGEPMPEGADEERPAAKEKADFGGFSTEEIKFSYCTEFICSRDNKKDPEALRAFLNALGDSLVLVDDDDIIKVHVHTNNPGRVLEEALTYGALQTVKIENMRNQHSEILAEETQESTERKITAPEKAFGFVSVCAGDGLAAVFQDLGCDGIISGGQTMNPSTEDILREIDAAPAQVVFVLPNNKNIIMAAEQCVPLVEGKQVVVLPSKTVPQGISAMLAFDPDADTEANTAAMSEALARVSTSEITYAARDSDFDGFAIKRGDYLALSEHQLFGTDRNIDKLLKRLARAERQQNAEFITLFYGADVNEKDAQDALDIFQKACPKAEVTLLAGGQPVYYYMVSAE, encoded by the coding sequence ATGAGAGAGACCATTGACGGAGTGTCGTTTCAGCGCATGGTCATCCACGCTGCGGCAGCCATCAACATACAGAAGCAGCACATCAACGAGTTGAACGTCTTCCCCGTGCCCGACGGCGACACCGGCACAAACATGAGCCTGACCATCGGCACCGCCGCCACCGAGATGCACAAGAAAAAGGCCGACACCCTGGGCGAGGCCGCGTCTATGACCGCCTCCGCCCTGCTGCGGGGCGCCCGAGGCAACTCGGGCGTCATCCTGTCCCTGTTGTTCCGTGGCTTTGCCAAGGCGGTAAAGGACAAGGAGACCATCGACGGGCGGGATTTTGCCGTCGCCCTGGATTATGGCGTGGCTGCCGCGTATAAGGCGGTAATGAAGCCTGCCGAGGGTACGATCCTCACCGTGTCCCGCCTGGCGGCCGCCCAGGCCGCTGCCACTGCCCGGGAGAATAACAGCGCCGAGGCCGTTCTTGAGGCCGCCATTCAGGCCGGCCACGTGGCGCTGGAGGACACCATCAACCAGAACCCCGTCCTAAAGAAGGCGGGGGTTGTGGATGCGGGCGGCAAGGGCTTTCTGGTCATCCTCCAGGGAATGCTGGACGAGCTGAGGGGGGAGCCCATGCCCGAGGGCGCCGACGAGGAACGCCCCGCAGCCAAGGAGAAAGCCGATTTCGGCGGTTTTTCCACCGAGGAGATCAAGTTCAGCTACTGCACCGAGTTTATCTGCTCCCGTGACAACAAGAAAGATCCTGAGGCCCTGCGCGCTTTCCTCAACGCCTTGGGGGACAGTCTGGTACTGGTGGACGACGACGACATCATCAAGGTCCATGTTCATACCAACAACCCCGGCCGGGTGCTGGAGGAGGCGCTGACTTACGGCGCACTCCAGACTGTGAAAATTGAGAACATGCGCAACCAGCACTCCGAGATTCTGGCGGAGGAGACCCAGGAGAGCACCGAGCGGAAGATCACCGCGCCGGAGAAGGCCTTTGGGTTTGTCTCAGTCTGCGCGGGAGATGGGCTTGCCGCCGTCTTTCAGGACTTAGGGTGCGACGGCATCATCTCCGGCGGGCAGACCATGAATCCCTCCACCGAGGACATCCTGCGGGAAATCGATGCCGCCCCCGCTCAGGTGGTCTTTGTGCTGCCCAACAACAAGAACATTATTATGGCCGCCGAGCAGTGCGTCCCCCTGGTGGAGGGCAAGCAGGTGGTGGTCCTCCCCAGCAAGACGGTGCCCCAGGGCATCTCCGCCATGCTGGCCTTTGACCCCGACGCTGATACCGAGGCCAACACCGCAGCCATGAGCGAGGCTTTGGCCCGGGTGTCCACCAGCGAGATCACCTATGCGGCCCGTGACTCGGACTTTGACGGCTTTGCCATCAAGCGCGGCGATTACCTTGCCCTGTCTGAGCACCAGCTCTTCGGTACCGACCGGAACATTGATAAGCTCCTCAAGCGCCTTGCCAGAGCGGAGCGGCAGCAGAACGCCGAGTTCATCACCCTGTTCTACGGGGCGGACGTGAACGAAAAGGATGCTCAGGATGCGCTGGATATCTTCCAGAAGGCCTGTCCCAAGGCGGAAGTCACCCTCCTGGCGGGAGGCCAGCCGGTATATTACTATATGGTCTCGGCGGAGTAA
- a CDS encoding conserved exported hypothetical protein (Evidence 4 : Homologs of previously reported genes of unknown function) — MKVARFVLKIIAVSLGAAAAACCIIAYWDKIAGFFGNVHGKLAEKRAGCCRRSEYDDYADWDEG, encoded by the coding sequence GTGAAAGTTGCCCGTTTTGTGCTGAAAATTATTGCCGTCTCTCTGGGCGCGGCGGCAGCGGCCTGCTGCATTATCGCCTATTGGGATAAGATCGCCGGGTTCTTCGGCAATGTCCATGGCAAGCTGGCCGAGAAGCGCGCCGGCTGTTGCCGCCGCAGCGAGTATGACGACTACGCCGACTGGGACGAGGGCTGA
- a CDS encoding ABC transporter, ATP-binding protein, with protein MLEIRDLSYQVEGADDRLEILQNINLTILDNRFVVITGPNGGGKTTLAKAIMGIVAPTSGQILWNGTDITHLSVTERAKLGVSYGFQQPPRFKGMRVRDLLSLAAARPDLQHEEGCRYLTRVGLCANDYIDREVDAALSGGEVKRIEIATILARGAGLMIFDEPEAGIDLWSFAKLTETFKAIHDRRDATLMVISHQERIIDLADEIVMVSGGKISEHGPKNEIFPKILANTMSGCSYMSGGTV; from the coding sequence ATGCTGGAAATCAGAGATCTGAGTTACCAGGTGGAAGGCGCGGACGACCGCCTGGAAATTCTACAAAATATTAATCTTACCATACTGGACAACCGCTTTGTGGTGATCACCGGGCCCAACGGCGGCGGAAAAACCACCCTTGCTAAGGCCATCATGGGCATCGTGGCGCCCACATCGGGCCAGATCCTATGGAACGGAACCGACATCACCCACCTGAGCGTGACGGAGCGTGCAAAGCTGGGCGTAAGCTATGGGTTCCAGCAGCCGCCCCGCTTCAAGGGGATGCGGGTGCGGGACCTCTTGAGCCTGGCGGCGGCGCGCCCTGACCTCCAACACGAAGAGGGCTGCAGGTACCTGACCCGGGTAGGTCTGTGTGCCAACGATTATATTGACCGGGAGGTGGACGCCGCCCTCTCCGGCGGTGAGGTCAAGCGCATCGAGATCGCCACCATTCTGGCCCGGGGCGCCGGCCTAATGATCTTCGACGAGCCGGAGGCGGGCATCGACCTGTGGTCCTTTGCCAAGCTCACCGAGACCTTCAAGGCCATCCACGACAGGCGGGACGCAACCCTGATGGTCATCTCCCATCAGGAGCGCATCATTGACCTGGCGGACGAGATCGTCATGGTGTCGGGCGGCAAAATTTCGGAGCATGGACCCAAGAACGAGATTTTCCCCAAAATTTTAGCTAACACCATGTCCGGCTGCAGCTATATGTCAGGGGGGACAGTATGA
- a CDS encoding conserved exported hypothetical protein (Evidence 4 : Homologs of previously reported genes of unknown function) gives MKKNKKLLSLALAGAMTLGLLAGCANGNGNASATPSATPSTTPSTTPVETTGGSYDGKNLAVNLASEPASIDPALNSSVDGAIMIQHFFEGLMKWGDSGSDVPGVDGINYAELVAGQAESYEKTANADGTVTYTFKIREDAKWSDGQAVTAGDFVYAWQRLATPDTTADYCYMIDMVKGYAEVNAGTAEPSTLGVSAPDDHTFVVELTYDCPYFLEIAAFPATFPVREDIVSADPDNWTRNGKYITNGPWTMAEWVHDSYIKAVPNQYYYDVDKLGPETITFQLMDDNNAMLANFKSGELQFIEDMPVDEIPSLLASGELHIMDYIGTYYVVYQTQKAPFDNAKVREAFTLAINSKYIVEQVTQTGQVPATGFVPAGIADKDGANGDDFRTVGGDYWDAPLDDATYQANCDKARALLAEAGYPNGEGFPVVTYLYNTSDAHRAVGEALQQMWKTELGVDVQLQNQDWASFLEARKKGEYSIARNGWIADYNDPISFLDMWVTGGGNNDAQYSNPDFDAAIAEAKSTADPAKRMEALHRAEDLIMGQDWALGPIYFYTQKCMIDPTIDGVFYTPLGYYIFGYATQK, from the coding sequence ATGAAGAAGAACAAGAAACTCTTGTCCCTGGCTCTTGCCGGTGCCATGACGCTCGGTCTGCTGGCCGGCTGTGCCAACGGTAACGGCAACGCCAGCGCGACGCCCAGTGCCACCCCGAGCACGACGCCCAGCACCACGCCCGTGGAGACCACCGGCGGGAGCTATGACGGCAAGAATCTGGCCGTTAACCTGGCGTCTGAGCCTGCCAGCATCGACCCCGCCCTCAACTCTTCGGTTGACGGCGCTATCATGATCCAGCATTTCTTTGAGGGTCTGATGAAGTGGGGCGACAGCGGCAGTGATGTGCCCGGCGTCGACGGCATCAATTATGCCGAGCTGGTTGCCGGTCAGGCCGAGAGCTATGAGAAGACCGCTAACGCTGACGGCACCGTCACCTATACCTTCAAGATTCGTGAGGATGCCAAGTGGTCTGACGGCCAGGCTGTTACCGCAGGCGACTTCGTGTATGCCTGGCAGCGTCTTGCCACTCCCGACACCACTGCTGACTACTGCTACATGATCGACATGGTCAAGGGCTATGCCGAGGTCAACGCCGGGACCGCCGAGCCTTCAACCCTGGGTGTTTCCGCTCCCGACGACCATACTTTTGTGGTCGAGCTGACCTATGACTGCCCTTATTTCCTGGAGATTGCTGCGTTCCCCGCCACGTTCCCCGTCCGTGAGGACATTGTGTCCGCTGACCCCGACAACTGGACCCGCAACGGCAAGTACATCACCAACGGCCCCTGGACCATGGCTGAGTGGGTGCATGACTCTTACATCAAGGCTGTGCCCAACCAGTACTATTATGACGTTGACAAGCTGGGCCCCGAGACCATCACCTTCCAGCTTATGGACGACAACAACGCCATGTTGGCCAACTTCAAGTCCGGTGAGCTCCAGTTCATCGAGGATATGCCTGTCGACGAGATTCCCAGCCTGCTGGCCTCCGGCGAGCTGCACATTATGGACTACATCGGAACCTACTATGTGGTCTATCAGACCCAGAAGGCTCCCTTCGACAACGCCAAGGTTCGTGAGGCGTTCACTCTGGCCATTAACTCCAAGTACATCGTGGAGCAGGTCACTCAGACCGGTCAGGTGCCCGCCACTGGTTTCGTGCCCGCTGGTATCGCTGATAAGGACGGCGCCAACGGCGACGACTTCCGCACCGTCGGCGGCGACTACTGGGATGCGCCTCTGGATGACGCCACCTATCAGGCAAACTGCGACAAGGCCCGTGCGCTCTTGGCCGAAGCCGGCTATCCCAACGGCGAGGGTTTCCCCGTTGTGACCTATCTGTACAACACCTCTGACGCACACCGCGCCGTGGGCGAGGCCCTCCAGCAGATGTGGAAGACCGAGCTGGGCGTCGATGTGCAGCTCCAGAACCAGGACTGGGCGTCCTTCCTTGAGGCCCGTAAGAAGGGCGAGTACTCCATCGCTCGTAACGGCTGGATTGCCGATTACAACGACCCCATCTCCTTCCTGGATATGTGGGTCACCGGCGGCGGCAACAACGACGCTCAGTACTCCAACCCCGACTTTGACGCCGCCATCGCTGAGGCCAAGTCCACCGCCGACCCCGCCAAGCGTATGGAAGCTCTGCACCGTGCTGAGGATCTCATCATGGGTCAGGACTGGGCGCTGGGCCCCATCTACTTCTACACCCAGAAGTGCATGATCGATCCCACCATCGACGGCGTGTTCTACACCCCCCTGGGCTACTACATTTTCGGGTACGCTACCCAGAAGTAA
- a CDS encoding hypothetical protein (Evidence 5 : No homology to any previously reported sequences): MARWGIGWAEVYGIDRRQTYGTGETTRRAAGDGRGTICQDMASGHAPGPARLPLYLV; the protein is encoded by the coding sequence TTGGCACGCTGGGGCATAGGATGGGCCGAAGTCTATGGAATCGACAGGAGGCAGACCTATGGAACAGGAGAGACGACCCGGCGTGCCGCCGGAGACGGACGAGGAACGATTTGCCAGGATATGGCGTCGGGTCATGCCCCAGGACCGGCCCGACTGCCCCTTTACCTTGTATGA
- a CDS encoding putative Rubrerythrin (Evidence 3 : Function proposed based on presence of conserved amino acid motif, structural feature or limited homology) — translation MEQERRPGVPPETDEERFARIWRRVMPQDRPDCPFTLYEEPPTSAAIPAFAPIPARNQAPVQEQEQEQERRLMPNTGDQPTAAARQTFAPVPSAPLPAPVRAEMATPAPEEMGSAVGVFLQARVAVELTAARTYRNMAMRVGGTASQALTTIATDKTRHAKRLSVAYFLLSGVRLQSSPSPGETRDPLMGALRRCYLDEQGSESAYRTAAVNAADAPLKELFQELAASSALHASRLRGVLERI, via the coding sequence ATGGAACAGGAGAGACGACCCGGCGTGCCGCCGGAGACGGACGAGGAACGATTTGCCAGGATATGGCGTCGGGTCATGCCCCAGGACCGGCCCGACTGCCCCTTTACCTTGTATGAGGAACCCCCCACCTCGGCCGCGATCCCGGCCTTTGCCCCCATCCCGGCCCGAAATCAAGCCCCGGTGCAGGAGCAAGAGCAAGAGCAAGAGCGTCGCCTCATGCCCAACACAGGGGACCAGCCCACTGCCGCCGCCCGGCAAACCTTCGCCCCCGTACCGTCCGCACCGCTCCCGGCCCCTGTGAGGGCGGAAATGGCCACCCCAGCCCCGGAGGAAATGGGCTCCGCCGTAGGCGTATTCCTGCAGGCGCGGGTTGCCGTGGAGCTAACCGCCGCGCGTACTTACCGCAACATGGCAATGCGTGTGGGAGGAACGGCCTCCCAGGCCCTTACCACCATCGCCACTGACAAGACCCGCCACGCCAAGCGTCTCTCGGTGGCCTATTTCCTCCTCTCCGGAGTGCGCCTTCAGTCTTCTCCCTCGCCTGGGGAGACCAGGGATCCCCTCATGGGCGCCCTACGGCGCTGCTACCTAGACGAGCAGGGGTCGGAATCTGCCTACCGCACTGCCGCCGTGAATGCCGCAGACGCGCCGCTGAAGGAGCTCTTCCAAGAGCTCGCCGCCTCCTCCGCTCTTCACGCCTCCCGCCTCCGCGGCGTCCTGGAGCGGATATAA
- the gltL gene encoding glutamate and aspartate transporter subunit; ATP-binding component of ABC superfamily (Evidence 2a : Function of homologous gene experimentally demonstrated in an other organism; PubMedId : 11121068; Product type t : transporter): MISVNNLSKAFGDHLVLDDITEHIGQGEKVVVIGPSGSGKSTFLRCLNLLEFPTKGTITFDGTVITAPKTDINAVRRQMGMVFQHFNLFPNMTIRNNITLAPVRTGLMKQDEADAEAVKLLERVGLADRADSFPAQLSGGQKQRIAIVRALAMKPKLMLFDEPTSALDPEMVGEVLEVMKELAHEGMTMVVVTHEMGFAREVGTRVLFMDGGKILEQNTPQEFFANPREQRTIDFLSKVL, encoded by the coding sequence GTGATAAGCGTTAACAACCTCTCCAAGGCCTTCGGCGACCATCTCGTCCTGGACGACATCACCGAGCATATTGGCCAGGGGGAGAAGGTCGTGGTCATCGGCCCCTCCGGCTCCGGCAAATCCACCTTCCTGCGCTGCCTCAACCTGCTGGAGTTCCCCACCAAGGGTACGATCACCTTTGACGGCACTGTCATCACCGCCCCCAAGACCGATATCAATGCCGTCCGCCGCCAGATGGGCATGGTCTTCCAGCACTTTAACCTCTTTCCCAACATGACCATCCGAAATAACATTACCCTAGCCCCAGTACGAACGGGGCTCATGAAACAGGACGAAGCCGATGCCGAAGCTGTGAAACTCCTGGAACGGGTGGGCCTCGCCGATCGGGCTGACTCCTTCCCCGCCCAGCTCTCCGGCGGACAGAAGCAGCGCATCGCCATCGTTCGGGCTCTCGCCATGAAACCCAAGCTTATGCTCTTTGATGAGCCAACCTCTGCATTAGACCCCGAGATGGTGGGCGAAGTGCTGGAAGTCATGAAGGAGCTGGCACATGAGGGTATGACCATGGTGGTTGTCACCCACGAGATGGGTTTCGCCCGCGAGGTAGGTACCCGCGTTCTCTTCATGGACGGCGGCAAGATTCTGGAGCAGAACACCCCCCAGGAGTTTTTCGCCAATCCCAGAGAACAGCGCACCATCGATTTTCTCTCCAAGGTGCTATAA
- a CDS encoding SufB/sufD domain protein produces the protein MMDQLEQNLLREIADLEGTPQGAYNIRKNGKLEGRSSSVNIVIDTKADKPGIDIHIAPGTKHESVHIPVILTQSGLSDLVYNDFYIGEDCDVDIIAGCGIHNSGCETAQHDGIHTFYLGKNARVRYVEKHYGEGDGTGKRILNPQTIVYLDEGAFIQLDTTQIRGVDSTKRETKVVVGKGAEVVINEKLLTHGAQTAESLMEVILDGEDASGRVISRSVAQDSSQQVFYPKMTGNARCFGHVQCDSIIMGSAKISSIPAIVAEHVEAQLIHEAAIGRIAGDQIMKLMTLGLTEEEAEERILAGFLQ, from the coding sequence ATGATGGACCAGCTGGAACAAAACCTCCTCCGGGAGATTGCTGACCTGGAGGGTACCCCTCAGGGGGCCTACAACATCCGTAAGAACGGCAAGCTGGAGGGCCGCTCCAGCTCAGTAAACATCGTTATCGATACCAAGGCCGACAAGCCGGGCATCGATATCCACATCGCCCCCGGCACCAAACATGAGAGCGTGCACATCCCGGTCATCCTCACTCAGTCGGGGTTAAGCGACTTGGTGTACAACGATTTCTACATCGGTGAGGACTGCGATGTGGATATCATCGCGGGCTGCGGCATTCACAACTCCGGCTGCGAGACCGCCCAGCACGACGGCATCCACACCTTTTACCTGGGCAAGAACGCCCGAGTGCGCTACGTGGAAAAGCACTACGGAGAAGGGGATGGCACCGGCAAGCGCATCCTCAACCCCCAGACCATCGTGTATCTGGATGAGGGAGCCTTTATCCAGTTGGACACTACCCAGATTCGGGGCGTGGACTCCACCAAGCGGGAGACCAAGGTGGTAGTTGGCAAGGGGGCTGAGGTGGTCATTAATGAAAAACTGCTCACCCACGGGGCCCAGACCGCCGAGAGCCTGATGGAAGTCATTCTGGACGGGGAGGACGCCAGCGGGCGGGTCATCTCCCGAAGCGTGGCCCAGGACAGCTCCCAGCAGGTTTTCTATCCCAAGATGACGGGCAACGCCCGGTGTTTCGGGCACGTCCAGTGCGACTCCATCATCATGGGGAGTGCAAAAATCTCCTCTATCCCTGCTATCGTGGCAGAGCATGTGGAGGCACAGCTCATCCACGAGGCCGCCATCGGGCGCATTGCGGGAGACCAGATCATGAAACTGATGACCTTGGGCCTCACGGAGGAAGAGGCTGAAGAGCGGATTTTGGCTGGGTTCCTTCAATAA
- a CDS encoding ABC transporter, permease protein, with translation MDWAQLYATLSEQLRAGADLPFWQDFFVNFYRAFVDGDSWQLYLKGVLTTLEVTVLALLMGIVLGVLVAVIRTAHDQQRPGHKNPALGLVSAICQVYTTVIRGTPMVVQLLIMGTIIFATSRNFTMVGVLALGINSGAYVAEIVRGGLMSVDAGQSEAGRSLGLGYADTMRFIVIPQAFKNILPALGNEFITLFKDTALITVIGGKELLYAAKAVGANTYSVMFPYLGAAAIYLVLVMILTWLQGKLERRLRQSDKR, from the coding sequence ATGGATTGGGCACAACTATACGCCACGCTCAGCGAACAGCTCCGGGCGGGTGCCGACCTGCCGTTCTGGCAGGACTTTTTCGTCAATTTCTACCGGGCCTTTGTGGACGGAGATAGCTGGCAGCTCTACCTCAAAGGTGTGCTCACCACCCTGGAGGTCACCGTGCTGGCCCTGCTGATGGGCATCGTCCTGGGTGTGCTGGTGGCGGTTATCCGCACCGCCCACGACCAGCAGCGGCCGGGACATAAAAATCCCGCCCTTGGCCTTGTCAGCGCCATCTGTCAGGTATATACCACCGTTATCCGGGGTACTCCCATGGTGGTACAGCTTCTCATCATGGGCACCATCATTTTTGCCACCAGCCGTAACTTTACCATGGTGGGCGTGCTGGCTTTGGGAATTAACTCTGGAGCTTATGTTGCGGAAATCGTGCGCGGCGGCCTTATGAGCGTGGACGCGGGCCAGTCTGAGGCCGGGCGAAGCCTGGGCCTCGGCTACGCGGACACCATGCGCTTTATCGTCATTCCCCAGGCCTTCAAGAACATCCTGCCCGCGCTTGGAAACGAGTTCATCACGCTCTTCAAGGACACTGCTCTCATCACTGTCATCGGTGGAAAGGAGCTGCTCTACGCCGCAAAAGCGGTGGGGGCCAACACCTACAGCGTTATGTTTCCCTACCTGGGCGCCGCCGCCATCTATCTGGTGCTGGTCATGATACTCACCTGGCTCCAGGGCAAGCTGGAAAGGAGGCTGCGTCAGAGTGATAAGCGTTAA
- a CDS encoding ABC transporter, substrate-binding protein, family 3 → MKYGKKALALGLGLAMCVTLLASCSGGQSGSSAAPSANPGAATLTTVTSGKLTMSTNAQFPPYEMVKGDGSFEGIDVEVAGKIAEKLGLELVVDDMDFDSALLAAQNGKSDIVMAGVTVNEDRLAIMDFSDSYAKGVQVIIVKEGSPITTVDDLATADKIGTQRGTTGNIYCSDDYGDEHVTAYDDGATAVQALLNGQVDAVVIDSAPAQEFVKANPGLAILDTEYANEDYAIGMKKGNTALLDAVNGALKELIADGTVQSIVDKYIPAE, encoded by the coding sequence ATGAAATACGGAAAGAAAGCTCTTGCGCTGGGTCTTGGCCTGGCTATGTGCGTCACCTTGCTGGCCTCCTGCTCCGGCGGCCAAAGCGGCAGCAGCGCCGCTCCCAGCGCGAATCCCGGTGCTGCCACACTTACCACTGTTACATCTGGCAAGCTCACCATGTCTACCAACGCCCAGTTCCCCCCCTATGAGATGGTAAAGGGCGACGGCAGCTTTGAGGGCATTGATGTGGAGGTGGCCGGCAAAATCGCCGAGAAACTGGGCCTGGAGCTGGTCGTGGACGATATGGACTTTGACTCTGCACTCCTTGCCGCCCAGAACGGCAAGAGCGACATCGTCATGGCCGGCGTCACCGTGAACGAGGACCGTCTCGCTATCATGGACTTCTCCGACTCCTACGCCAAGGGCGTACAGGTCATCATCGTGAAAGAGGGCTCTCCCATCACTACCGTGGACGATCTGGCCACTGCCGACAAGATCGGCACCCAGCGCGGCACTACCGGCAACATCTATTGCTCCGACGACTACGGCGACGAGCATGTCACCGCCTATGACGACGGCGCCACCGCCGTCCAGGCCCTCCTGAACGGCCAGGTGGATGCGGTGGTCATTGACAGCGCCCCCGCCCAGGAGTTTGTGAAGGCCAACCCCGGGCTCGCTATCCTGGATACAGAGTATGCCAATGAGGACTACGCCATCGGCATGAAGAAGGGCAACACCGCGCTTCTGGATGCCGTGAATGGCGCACTGAAAGAGCTCATCGCCGACGGTACTGTACAGTCTATCGTTGACAAGTATATCCCCGCCGAGTAA
- the oppF gene encoding oligopeptide transporter subunit; ATP-binding component of ABC superfamily (Evidence 2a : Function of homologous gene experimentally demonstrated in an other organism; Product type t : transporter) yields MSNNNNDVLLQVDNLKKYFKVKGVKGPGVQAVENVSLFIRRGETLGLVGESGCGKTTLGRTILRLHEPTSGKIIYDGQTIFEGQDPYKLDEKGEMAAVRIPKPKAANMLPYRRKMQIIFQDPSASLDPRMTVGEIIGEAIDIHKLASNKAERTERIKELLEQVGLNTEHANRYPHEFSGGQQQRVGIARALAVKPEFIVCDEPISALDVSIQSQVVNMLEDMQKDLGLTYLFIAHDLSVVRHISNRIGVMYLGNLVELGESYELNRNPIHPYTKTLLSAVPVPDPEVSKARQRIVLEGDIPSPMNPPTGCRFHTRCPYATEQCKQQVPEFKEHAPGHWAACHLLG; encoded by the coding sequence ATGAGCAATAACAATAACGACGTTCTCCTCCAGGTTGACAACCTGAAGAAGTACTTCAAGGTCAAGGGAGTCAAGGGCCCCGGCGTCCAGGCCGTGGAAAATGTTTCCCTCTTTATCCGTCGGGGTGAGACCCTGGGCCTCGTAGGCGAGTCGGGCTGCGGCAAGACTACCCTGGGGCGCACCATCCTCCGCCTGCATGAGCCCACCTCAGGCAAAATCATCTATGACGGCCAGACCATCTTCGAGGGACAGGACCCCTACAAGCTGGACGAGAAGGGCGAGATGGCCGCTGTCCGGATCCCCAAGCCCAAGGCCGCGAATATGCTCCCCTACCGCCGGAAGATGCAGATCATCTTCCAGGACCCGTCCGCCTCCCTTGACCCCCGTATGACGGTGGGCGAGATCATCGGGGAGGCCATTGACATCCACAAGCTGGCCTCCAATAAGGCCGAGCGGACCGAGCGCATCAAGGAGCTGCTGGAACAGGTGGGCTTGAACACCGAACACGCGAACCGGTACCCCCACGAGTTCTCCGGCGGCCAGCAGCAGCGCGTGGGCATTGCCCGCGCCCTGGCGGTCAAGCCCGAGTTCATCGTATGCGATGAGCCCATCTCCGCCCTGGACGTCTCCATCCAGTCACAGGTAGTCAACATGCTGGAGGATATGCAGAAGGATCTGGGGCTTACCTACCTCTTCATCGCCCACGACCTGTCCGTTGTGCGCCATATCTCCAACCGCATCGGCGTCATGTATCTGGGCAACCTGGTGGAGTTGGGCGAGAGCTACGAGCTCAACCGCAATCCCATCCACCCCTATACTAAGACCCTTCTCTCTGCGGTGCCGGTGCCCGACCCCGAGGTCTCCAAGGCCAGACAGCGCATTGTCCTGGAGGGCGACATTCCCTCCCCCATGAATCCCCCCACCGGCTGCCGGTTCCACACCCGCTGCCCCTACGCCACAGAGCAGTGCAAGCAGCAGGTCCCCGAGTTCAAAGAGCACGCGCCCGGACATTGGGCAGCGTGTCACCTGTTGGGGTAA